From a region of the Vigna radiata var. radiata cultivar VC1973A unplaced genomic scaffold, Vradiata_ver6 scaffold_394, whole genome shotgun sequence genome:
- the LOC106780503 gene encoding protein FAR1-RELATED SEQUENCE 9, whose amino-acid sequence MSISRQRTLGGGGHHVLDYLKRMQAENHSFFYAVQDDNDLSCGNIFWADATSRTNYSYFGDAVIFDTTYRTNRYRVPFASFTGLNHHGQPVLFGCALILNESELSFIWLFRTWLHAMSGSHPVSITTDFDPSIHVTVAQVLPSTRHRFSKWSIFRETRGKLAHLYQSHPAFETEFKKCVHESETTDEFESYWHSLLERFCVMDNEWLQSMYNARQHWVPVCLRDSFFGEISSNEGNESLNFFFDGYVNSSTTLLGLVRQYEKTVSNWHERELKADYETTNSSPVLKTPSPMEKQAASLYTRKIFMKFQEELVETLANPATKIDDSGTITTYRVAKFGENQKSHVVTFNSFETKASCSCQMFEYSGIICRHILTVFRAKNVLTLPSQYLLKRWTRNAKTGTLLEEHASELPSSSRESITVRYNNLRQEAIKYVEEGAKSIQIYHVAMRALQEAASKVCTLKNQITGTAEGAIVTNGSSGGLLAADEDAPTYQSMHAEKLKKIQELTAELEVANQRCEVYRANLLAVLKDMEEQKLKLSVKVQNARLSLKE is encoded by the exons ATGAGTATATCTAGACAGCGTACCCTTGGTGGCGGGGGTCATCATGTTTTGGACTACTTGAAGCGCATGCAGGCAGAAaatcattctttcttttatgcagTCCAGGATGACAATGATCTCTCGTGTGGTAATATATTTTGGGCTGATGCAACATCTAGAACAAACTACTCTTATTTTGGAGATGCTGTTATATTTGACACAACCTACAGGACTAACCGATATAGGGTGCCATTTGCCTCTTTCACTGGGTTGAATCATCATGGACAACCCGTGTTATTTGGTTGTGCATTGATTCTCAATGAATCTGAGTTATCATTTATATGGCTATTCAGGACTTGGCTTCATGCCATGTCTGGCAGTCACCCTGTCTCCATTACAACAGATTTTGACCCTTCAATACATGTTACTGTTGCCCAAGTTCTCCCTTCAACTCGCCACCGGTTTAGTAAATGGAGCATATTTAGAGAAACCCGAGGCAAACTGGCTCATTTATATCAATCGCATCCTGCTTTTGAAACTGAATTCAAGAAATGCGTTCACGAGAGTGAGACTACTGATGAGTTTGAATCTTATTGGCATTCACTCTTGGAAAGATTCTGTGTCATGGATAATGAATGGCTTCAGTCAATGTACAATGCACGACAACATTGGGTTCCTGTCTGCTTGCGGGATAGTTTCTTTGGTGAAATATCTTCAAATGAGGGAAATGAGtctttgaattttttctttgatggATATGTGAATTCATCCACCACGCTACTGGGATTGGTTAGACAGTACGAGAAAACTGTATCAAATTGGCATGAAAGAGAATTAAAAGCAGATTATGAGACCACTAATAGTAGTCCAGTTTTAAAAACACCATCTCCTATGGAAAAACAAGCTGCCAGTCTTTACACGAGAAAGATATTCATGAAATTCCAGGAAGAGTTAGTAGAGACTCTTGCAAATCCTGCTACAAAAATTGATGATTCAGGAACCATCACTACATATAGAGTTGCCAAATTTGGGGAAAACCAAAAATCTCACGTTGTgacttttaattcttttgagACAAAAGCTAGTTGCAGTTGTCAGATGTTTGAATATTCTGGAATTATTTGTAGGCATATATTGACAGTCTTCAGAGCTAAAAATGTTCTCACTCTTCCATCACAGTATTTGTTGAAGCGCTGGACAAGAAATGCTAAAACTGGTACATTGTTAGAAGAACATGCATCTGAATTGCCAAGTAGTTCTCGCGAGTCTATAACAGTACGTTATAACAATTTGCGCCAAGAAGCAATTAAATATGTGGAAGAAGGGGCGAAATCAATCCAAATCTACCATGTTGCCATGAGAGCTTTGCAAGAAGCAGCTAGTAAGGTTTGTACTTTAAAAAATCAGATTACTGGAACAGCAGAGGGAGCTATAGTAACCAATGGAAGCAGTGGGGGTTTGCTTGCAGCAGATGAAGATGCTCCAACCTATCAGTCTATG CATGCAGAGAAgctaaaaaaaatccaagagtTGACTGCTGAGTTAGAAGTCGCAAATCAACGATGCGAAGTGTATAGAGCAAACTTGCTAGCTGTGCTAAAGGATATGGAAGAACAAAAGTTAAAGCTATCAGTAAAGGTCCAAAATGCAAGACTTAGTTTGAAAGAATGA
- the LOC106780504 gene encoding methionine aminopeptidase 2B-like — translation MEEGEFFAIETFASAGKGYVREDLEHSHYMKKFDVGHIPLRLPREKQLLATMNKNFSTLAFCRRYLDRQGETKFLMALKNLCDSGIAQPCPPLCDVKGSYVSQFEHTILLRPTCKEVISKGDDY, via the exons ATGGAAGAGGGTGAATTTTTTGCTATTGAAACCTTTGCATCAGCGG GAAAAGGATATGTACGAGAAGACCTGGAACACAGCCACTACATGAAAAAATTTGATGTTGGTCATATCCCACTACGATTGCCTAGAGAAAAACAACTGTTGGCAACTATGAACAAGAACTTCTCTACTTTGGCCTTTTGTAGGCGGTATTTGGACCGCCAGGGGGAGACTAAATTCTTAATGGCATTAAAGAATTTGTGTGACTCTGGCATTGCTCAG CCGTGTCCTCCCCTATGTGATGTGAAAGGAAGTTATGTATCACAATTCGAACATACAATCTTACTCCGACCAACATGCAAAGAAGTTATATCAAAGGGTGATGACTACTAA